One genomic window of Sardina pilchardus chromosome 15, fSarPil1.1, whole genome shotgun sequence includes the following:
- the ephx4 gene encoding epoxide hydrolase 4 gives MARLLHNLLLLTVRLTLKIKVLGYWSLIYGYCALCTAVALLKLWWSILIRPSTTFQWAIRETPPACLNDTSLGTHCYVRIKVRFHYVAAGERGRPLMLLLHGFPEFWFSWRYQLREFKSEFRVVAVDMRGYGESDQPPTPDSYRLDYLVTDVKDIVEYLGYNRCFLVGHDWGGTVAWLFAIHYPEMVVKLIVLNSPHPSVLQDYALRHPSQLLKSSHFFFFQLPRFPELMLSINDFKALKSLFTSRNTGIGRKGRWLTTEDMETYLYNFSQPGALTGALNYFRSIFNFLPLSHNDVRSPVLLLWGERDAFMEQEMAEACRIYIRNHFRLNIISGASHWLQQDQPDIVNTLIWTFLKEGECRKIYRN, from the exons ATGGCGAGACTGCTCCACAACTTGCTGTTGTTGACAGTTCGACTCACGTTAAAGATCAAAGTTTTAGGATATTGGTCTTTGATATACGGTTATTGTGCCCTTTGCACAGCCGTAGCGCTTCTGAAACTTTGGTGGAGCATCCTCATAAGGCCGTCAACAACCTTTCAGTGGGCAATACGAGAGACCCCCCCTGCTTGCCTGAATGACACGTCCTTGGGAACACATTGCTACGTGAGAATAAAGGTAAG GTTCCACTATGTGGCGGCTGGGGAGAGGGGTCGGCCACTCATGCTCCTGCTGCACGGCTTCCCAGAGTTCTG GTTTTCATGGCGCTACCAGCTACGAGAATTCAAAAGTGAGTTCCGTGTGGTTGCTGTGGATATGCGAGGCTATGGAGAGTCTGACCAGCCGCCCACCCCGGACAGCTACCGTCTCGACTACTTGGTCACTGATGTGAAGGACATAGTGGAGTATCTGG gttATAACAGATGTTTCCTGGTGGGGCATGACTGGGGCGGGACCGTTGCGTGGCTCTTTGCCATCCACTACCCAGAGATGGTGGTCAAACTCATTGTGCTGAATAGCCCTCATCCCTCTGTCCTCCAAG ATTATGCCCTACGCCACCCCAGTCAGCTCCTCAAATCCagtcacttctttttcttccagCTGCCCCGCTTCCCCGAGCTCATGCTCTCTATCAACGACTTTAAG GCTTTAAAGAGTCTCTTCACCAGCCGCAACACGGGGATTGGACGCAAGGGCCGCTGGCTAACCACCGAGGACATGGAGACCTACCTCTACAACTTCTCCCAGCCCGGGGCCCTGACTGGGGCACTCAACTACTTCAGGAGCATCTTCAA CTTCTTGCCACTCAGTCATAATGACGTGAGGtctccagtgctgctgctgtggggggAGCGCGACGCCTTCATGGAGCAGGAGATGGCCGAGGCCTGCCGCATCTACATCCGCAACCACTTCCGCCTCAACATCATCTCGGGGGCCAGCCACTGGCTCCAGCAAGACCAGCCCGACATCGTCAACACCCTCATATGGACCTTCCTCAAGGAGGGAGAGTGCCGTAAAATCTACAGGAACTGA